The Celeribacter baekdonensis genomic interval CCCGCGAGTGGTCTCTGTACTTGGGAAATATGTACCTGCCCTACTTGGGATTTATGCCGCTAGAAAAGCCCCCATTTACAAGGATAGACGTGCATAAACATACACGCTTTCCTCGCCTGATCCACCGCCTATGTCGATCAAAAGGCAACGCTAAGAAAATAGCAAGCCTACCACGAATTTTAGGCCTTTTTTATGCTGCAATAGGTCAACTGATATACCGATTTATCTTAGAAGTCGTGCTCTCTTTACGCTGGAATGCAAAAATGCTTTTCTATGTTGGAGAAAGTATCTTCAGAAATTTAATTCTCTTTCCGCTCAATGTCAGGTCACACTATCGAGAACCTCTTGCAGTAGTATCGAATTTTGAAGGTCTCGGAATAGGCGGTATTGAGATATATGACTATAAAGAGTTCGAGGCTTGCGGGGGTAAGATAATTAGCAATTACAGGGTTTCGTTCTTAGTAAATTTTTTAACCTTTCTAGTCACACTATTCATTCTGGTGGTGTTTGGCATTGAGTTGCCCTAAGAACACTTCCCAGAAGTGTTTCTATCTGGCCATAAAGAATAATGAAAAGCTGGTCGTGATCTTGCGCAGCGTGCAAAGATCCTCGGAACACATGCCGCGATCCGCTGAAGCCAGTGGGCAGCACATTGACCGAAACTACCTTTTTTGACTGGCCCGCTTTCGCTGAAGAAGACATTGGTGCGAGCGCAGCGAACTCACACTTCGTCCCGCACAGCGGACCTGTATCGTCTGTGTTGCGACCCTCATAGTGAGCACATCAGTGCAGCTCTATGCGCTGCTGCGATCCAGAGGAATCGCGTGATGTGCGCGGTGGGCTGTCTTGATGCGGCACTGTGCCCCTACCCCTCTTCCACATCCTCCAAGACCATCGACGGTTCACGGCGGGCCACGCAATTCATGCGGGCGCAGACGCGACAGCTTGTGCCGATGCCAAGCACTTCGGCATCGCGCGGCACATGACCAAGCCCGTCGAGCCGATCAAGTGGCAAAAACAACATCGTTGCTTCGACCACTTCGGGGGCGTCGAAACTTTTGGCTGGGCGCGGCTGACAGATTGCATAGGCCAGATAGCGCCGCGCCGGTTGGCCCTGTTGCTCGACCACGCGCCGGATCGGCACCATCGGCCTGAGCAAGGCCTGATAGAGCGGCCAAAGCGCACAAGCGGCACCAAATCGCGGCGGAGCAAAGCCGTCGAGCGGCTTGCGAAAGGTCAGCGCCCCAGAGCCGTCGCAAATCACCAGCCCCATCGGCGGACGGCCTTCTTTTGGCGGCAACGCGGCCAGACGACGCATCGCGGCGGCCAGTTCGACGCCGGTTTCCTGCGCCAAAGCCGCCGGGTCAGGACCGTGGGCGGCAATCACATCTTCGACCAAAGACACCGGCATTTTTTCCGCCTCGGCCCGCGCGCGCAACACCCATTTGCGCGCCAAACTTTGTGCGGCAGGCGAACGCAATCCGTCATCCCCGGTCAAATCCGGCATCATCCCCCGCTCAAGTTCGGGGATGGAAAATTCGCGCTGCGCCAACCAGGCCTCAACCTCGTCCAAAGGCGCAGACAACGTGTCCTCGGATTTGCCCACCGTATCAAGATAACTCACCAGCGCCTGCGAACCATCAGCCAGACGTTGACTGTCCTCATACAGGTTGCGATGAAACCGGGCCTGCCAGTCGCGGTCAATCTCACCGGCATTGTTCAAAATCCCCGCCGTCGAACGGATCGCGGTCACGGTCGAGAGGACTTCGTGCAGACTATCAGAGAGAAACGGGTCATGCGCCAGACGGTCGTTGAGCGCCTCAACCCGACGCTCAAGCGCGGTGATCCGATCGCGCTGCGCCACCACCAAAGCGGCCCAGCCCGGAAAGCGCCCGGCAAACTCTTCGGCCCGCGCCGTTTCCGGGTCCGTTGTGCCTTTGGCCCCGCCACGACGCGGCCCCGGCGCTGCATTGCTGGCGGCGTCTTGCAGCCCTTCCATCAACGGCACCTGTGCCCCTTCGGTCAGGGCTGAGGGTTCAACCCCCAAGGCGCGCGCCAGATCGACCAGTAATTTCCCACCGATTCTGCGGCGATTGTGTTCGATCAAATTCAAATAAGACGGCGAAATGCCCACATCACGGGCCAAATCGGCCTGTTTGAGCCCCTCCAAAGAGCGCCGTTCACGGATTCGTGTGCCTGTCAGGGCGGATCTTGGCATCGTCTTTCCTCAGTTGCGACATCGAAACGTGAATGATTTCAGGCCCTTTCTGCGACCGCAAAGCGGCTTGTGCTGCACCTGCGCGAAAATAGATTTACAATGCATACCATCGCATTGTGTATTTATTAACAAAAAAATCCTTAACTATAAAGCACTTGTTGATGAATTTTCTTCACACTCCCAGTATTACCCCATCTCGTTTACACATCCGACATTTCGGAGACGGGGTCTGCGCGCCGCCTGGACTTCGGGGAGGAAGTCCGGGCGAGCCTGATAGAAATTCTAGGGAGGAATATACATGTCCAAATCCGATCTGACACGGCGCGTTTCGCGTCGCGGTGTGATCAAAACCGGGGCCATCGCTGGTGCCGGTCTTGCGCTGCCGACAATCTTCACCTCGGGGGCCCGCGCCTTTACCAACGAACCAATGGGCGGCACGGTCACCCTTGGCTTTAACGTGCCCCAATCGGGCGCATATGCCGATGAGGGGGCCGACGAGCTGCGCGCCTATGAATTGGCGGTTGAGCACCTGAACGGCATGGGCGACGGCGGCATGTTGAACACCTTCAGCTCCAAAGTGCTTGAAGGCAACGGCATCCTCGGCAAAAAGGTCGAATTCGTCACCGGCGACACCCAAACCAAATCCGACGCAGCCCGCGCCTCTGCCAAGTCCATGATCGAAAAAGACGGCGCAGTGATGATCACCGGCGGGTCTTCCTCAGGCGTGGCCATTGCGGTTCAGGGTCTGTGCCAAGAAGCGGGCGTGATTTTCATGGCCGGTCTGACCCATTCCAACGACACCACTGGCAAAGACAAAAAAGCCAACGGGTTCCGCCATTTCTTTAACGCTTACATGTCTGCGGCCGCTTTGGCTCCGGTGCTCAAAAACCTCTACGGCACGGATCGCAAAGCCTATCACCTGACGGCTGACTATTCTTGGGGCTGGACCCAAGAGGAATCCATCGCCGCAGCCACAGAGGCTTTGGGGTGGGAGACCGTCAACAAGGTGCGCACACCGCTTGGCGCGGGCGATTTCTCGTCCTACATCACGCCGGTTCTGCAAACGGACGCCGATGTGTTGGTGCTGAACCACTACGGCGGGGACATGGTGAACTCTTTGACCAACGCGGTGCAGTTTGGCCTGCGCGAGAAAATGGTCAACGGCAAGAAGTTCGAGATCGTTGTGCCCCTGTTCTCGCGTCTCATGGCGCGCGGTGCGGGCGAAAACATCAAGGGCATCCTTGGCTCCACTAACTGGCATTGGTCGTTGCAGGACGAAGGCTCGCAAGCCTTTGTGAAGAGCTTTGGCACCAAATATGGCTTCCCGCCATCGCAGGCGGCGCACACGGTCTATTGCCAGACCCTGCTTTACGCAGACGCCGTAGCCCGCGCTGGGTCGTTCAACCCCTGTGCGGTTGGCGAAGCGCTTGAAGGCTTTGAGTTCGACGGTTTGGGCAACGGCCCGACGCTCTATCGTGCGGGCGATCACCAGTGTTTCAAAGACGTGTTGGTGGTGCGCGGGAAAGAGAACCCAACCTCTGAATTCGATCTTCTTGAAATCGTCGAAGTGACCCCGGCGGCTCAGGTCACCTACCCGGTCGATCACCCGATGTTTGCCGGTGGCGCATTGGGCGACTGTAACGCGGGCTGATCGCGCCCTGAAAAGAGGGGCTGAACCGCAACAGCGGCGGTCCCTCGCCTCTTCCAAAACCAAATGGGCCGGACCGCACATGCGGCTCCGGCCTCCCCTCCCCCCCCCGGCCCGAACTTGGCGCCGGGACGGATGGGCTTTGGTCAACCGACACGCTTTATTCAACAGGTGGGGACCATGGAGACAATCCTTCTGCAATTGCTCAACGGGCTCGATAAAGGCTCGGCCTATGCGTTGATCGCGCTTGGGCTTACATTGATTTTCGGCACGCTGGGCGTGGTCAATTTTGCCCATGGCGCGATTTTCATGATCGGGGCGTTTTGCGCGGTGACATTGTCGCGCATCTTTTCGATCTCGTTTGAAACCGTCGATCCGACCAAGCTCGATTTCCTCGGCAACCCGGCCAAAATCAAAACCCCCTATGTCGAGGCGTGGTTTGGCGCGGACGCGGGCGCATGGATGATCGACTGGGCGGTGCCTTTGGCGATCCTGTTCTCCATCCCGATCATGATCGCGGTGGGCTTTGCCATGGAACGCGGGCTGATCAAGCATTTCTACAAACGCCCCCACGCCGATCAGATCCTTGTGACCTTTGGTTTGGCCATCGTGCTGCAAGAGATCATCAAATATTTCTACGGTGCCAACCCGATCTCCACCCCCGCCCCGGATGCATTCAAAGGCTCGTTCGATTTTGGCGCGGCTTTGGGCTTTGACCCAAACGTGATCATCTACCCCTACTGGCGTTTGATCTACTTCGGCTTTGCCGCCGTCGTCATCGGTGCGGTGTTTTCCTTCCTGCGCTTCACCACCTTCGGGATGGTTGTGCGTGCGGGCATGGCGGACCGGGAAACCGTAGGGCTTTTGGGCATCAACATCGACCGCAAATTCACCATCATGTTTGGCCTCGCCGCCGCAGTCGCGGGCATGGCGGGCGTGATGTACGCGCCGATCCTGTCGCCGAACTATCACATGGGCATGGACTTTTTGGTGCTGTCCTTCGTGGTCGTGGTGGTTGGCGGCATGGGCTCTTTGCCCGGTGCGGTCGCCGCAGGCTTTCTGTTGGGCATCTTGGAGAGCTTCTCTTCGATGAACGAAATCAAATCAATCATCCCCGGCATCGACCAGATCATCATCTATGTCGTCGCCATCATCATCCTGTTGACCCGTCCCCGCGGCTTGATGGGCAAAAAAGGCGTGATGGAGGACTAATGCCATGTTCGGACTAAACAAAAAAGACACCACCTTTCTATTGATCGTCATCGGATTGACCCTGTTCACGCCGATCCTCATGCAACCCTTCGCTGAGGGATCGGGCCTTGCGCAATTCAACGGCGGCTATCCCGATTTGATGCAAAAGGTCGCCATTTTCGGCATCTTTGCGGTCGGGTTCAACATCCTCTTTGGCCTCACCGGATACCTGTCCTTTGGCCATGCCGCCTTTCTTGGCATCGGGTCGTATTCGGCCGTGTGGATGTTCAAATTGCTGACGATGAACGTCATCCCCGGCATCCTTTTGGCCATGGTCGTCTCAGGCATTTTCGCCGCCGCGATCGGTTATGTGTCCTTGCGTCGTTCGGGGATTTACTTTTCCATCCTGACATTGGCCTTCGCGCAGATGTGCTACAAAATGGCCTATTCCGTGCTCACACCGCTGACCAATGGCGAAACCGGGTTGCAATTGGCCTTGGATGATCCGCGCATTCTGGACCGGGCCATCGAGGGATCGTCCCTACCCGTCACCAATCTCTTCGGCCTGCCGATGAACAGCACCTATAAGCTCGAAGTCATGAACCATGTGTTCACCTTCAGCGTCGGATTTTACTTTTGTGCCGTCATCGCGATTCTGGCCTTTTATGTCGCCATCCGCCTGTTCCGCTCGCCCTTTGGCATGATGCTGCGGGCAGTGAAATCAAACCAACACCGGATGAATTACACCGGGCTTGACCCGAAGCCCTACACTTTGGCCGCCTTCGTGATCTCCGGCATGTATGCGGGGCTTGCGGGCGGGCTTTTGGCGGCGATGGACCCTTTGGCAGGCGCGGATCGGATGCTTTGGACCGCCTCGGGCGAGGTCGTCATTATGACCATCCTCGGCGGCGCTGGCACCTTGATGGGTCCGGTTTTGGGCGCAGGTGTGATCAAATATCTTGAAAACATCTTCTCTAAAATCAACGAGACCGTGTTGCACGGCTGGTTCCATTGGCTCCCCGATGGGATCGAAGATGTCGTGGTCTGGATCTTTGCCCGCTTCACCGGCGAGGGCTGGCACCTCACCCTTGGTGTGACCTTCATGTTGGTCGTGACCTTCTTGCCCGGTGGTTTGGTCGAAGGCCTGAAACGCATTCGGGATCGGGTCCAGAACGGCAAAAAGAAACGCGACAAATACGATGATCCCGACCCGGACCATCAACCCGCCCCGTCCAAACACGTCGTCTAAGGAGAATGAATATGGGAATTCTTGAAGTCAAAGGCGTGGGCAAACGGTTCGGCGGTCTACAAGCTCTGGGCGATGTCAATCTTTCGATCCACGAGAACACAGTCCACGCCATCATCGGCCCCAATGGTGCGGGCAAATCCACGCTGTTGAACTGTCTGGTCGGCAAACTCATGCCCGACACCGGATCGGTGATGTTCAACGGCCAATCGGTCT includes:
- a CDS encoding helix-turn-helix domain-containing protein; the protein is MPRSALTGTRIRERRSLEGLKQADLARDVGISPSYLNLIEHNRRRIGGKLLVDLARALGVEPSALTEGAQVPLMEGLQDAASNAAPGPRRGGAKGTTDPETARAEEFAGRFPGWAALVVAQRDRITALERRVEALNDRLAHDPFLSDSLHEVLSTVTAIRSTAGILNNAGEIDRDWQARFHRNLYEDSQRLADGSQALVSYLDTVGKSEDTLSAPLDEVEAWLAQREFSIPELERGMMPDLTGDDGLRSPAAQSLARKWVLRARAEAEKMPVSLVEDVIAAHGPDPAALAQETGVELAAAMRRLAALPPKEGRPPMGLVICDGSGALTFRKPLDGFAPPRFGAACALWPLYQALLRPMVPIRRVVEQQGQPARRYLAYAICQPRPAKSFDAPEVVEATMLFLPLDRLDGLGHVPRDAEVLGIGTSCRVCARMNCVARREPSMVLEDVEEG
- a CDS encoding substrate-binding protein yields the protein MSKSDLTRRVSRRGVIKTGAIAGAGLALPTIFTSGARAFTNEPMGGTVTLGFNVPQSGAYADEGADELRAYELAVEHLNGMGDGGMLNTFSSKVLEGNGILGKKVEFVTGDTQTKSDAARASAKSMIEKDGAVMITGGSSSGVAIAVQGLCQEAGVIFMAGLTHSNDTTGKDKKANGFRHFFNAYMSAAALAPVLKNLYGTDRKAYHLTADYSWGWTQEESIAAATEALGWETVNKVRTPLGAGDFSSYITPVLQTDADVLVLNHYGGDMVNSLTNAVQFGLREKMVNGKKFEIVVPLFSRLMARGAGENIKGILGSTNWHWSLQDEGSQAFVKSFGTKYGFPPSQAAHTVYCQTLLYADAVARAGSFNPCAVGEALEGFEFDGLGNGPTLYRAGDHQCFKDVLVVRGKENPTSEFDLLEIVEVTPAAQVTYPVDHPMFAGGALGDCNAG
- a CDS encoding branched-chain amino acid ABC transporter permease, with product METILLQLLNGLDKGSAYALIALGLTLIFGTLGVVNFAHGAIFMIGAFCAVTLSRIFSISFETVDPTKLDFLGNPAKIKTPYVEAWFGADAGAWMIDWAVPLAILFSIPIMIAVGFAMERGLIKHFYKRPHADQILVTFGLAIVLQEIIKYFYGANPISTPAPDAFKGSFDFGAALGFDPNVIIYPYWRLIYFGFAAVVIGAVFSFLRFTTFGMVVRAGMADRETVGLLGINIDRKFTIMFGLAAAVAGMAGVMYAPILSPNYHMGMDFLVLSFVVVVVGGMGSLPGAVAAGFLLGILESFSSMNEIKSIIPGIDQIIIYVVAIIILLTRPRGLMGKKGVMED
- a CDS encoding branched-chain amino acid ABC transporter permease; protein product: MFGLNKKDTTFLLIVIGLTLFTPILMQPFAEGSGLAQFNGGYPDLMQKVAIFGIFAVGFNILFGLTGYLSFGHAAFLGIGSYSAVWMFKLLTMNVIPGILLAMVVSGIFAAAIGYVSLRRSGIYFSILTLAFAQMCYKMAYSVLTPLTNGETGLQLALDDPRILDRAIEGSSLPVTNLFGLPMNSTYKLEVMNHVFTFSVGFYFCAVIAILAFYVAIRLFRSPFGMMLRAVKSNQHRMNYTGLDPKPYTLAAFVISGMYAGLAGGLLAAMDPLAGADRMLWTASGEVVIMTILGGAGTLMGPVLGAGVIKYLENIFSKINETVLHGWFHWLPDGIEDVVVWIFARFTGEGWHLTLGVTFMLVVTFLPGGLVEGLKRIRDRVQNGKKKRDKYDDPDPDHQPAPSKHVV